The following are encoded together in the Acidobacteriota bacterium genome:
- a CDS encoding type II toxin-antitoxin system prevent-host-death family antitoxin, whose product MDAIGVRELRQNLSVYLDRVKEGETMRVTEHGRVVALLTPLPKPVDVLDRLVAEGKATAPTASLRNLKLPKAEPPGLPSSEDLIAEMREERIL is encoded by the coding sequence ATGGATGCCATTGGAGTGCGTGAACTGCGCCAGAACCTGTCGGTGTATCTCGACCGGGTGAAGGAAGGCGAGACGATGCGCGTGACCGAGCACGGTCGCGTGGTCGCCCTGCTGACGCCGTTGCCCAAGCCCGTGGACGTGCTCGACCGGTTGGTGGCGGAGGGCAAGGCGACGGCGCCGACCGCGTCGCTCAGGAATCTCAAGCTGCCCAAGGCGGAGCCGCCTGGTCTGCCAAGTTCTGAGGATTTAATCGCCGAGATGCGCGAGGAGCGCATCCTGTGA